The window TTCTGGAGAAGGAGGCCGGGATCGCGCTCCTGGAGCGGACCGGGCGCGGCGTACGCCCCACCGACGCCGGCCGACTCCTCAACGAGTACGCCGCCACCATCGGTGAGCAGGTCGCCGAGGCGGAAACCGCGCTCGCCGACCTGCGGGCCGGGCGTACCGGTCGGTTGGCCGTCCGCTACTTCGCCACCGCCGGGGCGAGCCTGGTCGCACCCGCGGTCGCCCTGTTCCGCCGCGCGTTCCCCGGCGTACGCGTCGACCTGCGACTCGGTGAACCCGAGGACTCGCTGCCGGAGCTGAAGCAGGGCGGTGCGGACCTGGCGATCGTGGTCCGGGACCCGGACCGGTTGGCCGACGACGGCATCCGGTTCACCCACCTGCTCGACGACCGGTACGTCGCCGTCCTGCCCCGGGGGCACCGGCTCGCCGCGAAACGGGTCCTCGACCTGACCGACCTCGCCGACGAGCCGTGGGTCGGCAGCGAATGGCCCGGCCCCTGCCTCGACGCCGTGATCGGCGCCTGCGACTCGGCCGGCTTCCGCCCCGATTTCGTGGTGCAGAGCGAGGACTACGCCACCGCACAGGGTTTTGTCGCCGCCGGGCTCGGCATCGGGCTGGTGCCGGAGATGGGGCTCGGCAGCCGCCATCCGGCCGTTGTCGTACGCCGGGTCCGCAACCCGGTCCCGGTACGGGTCATCTACGCGGCCGTACGGGAGTCGTCCCCCGCCCGACCGGCCCTGCGCGGCCTGCTCGACGCCCTCCGGGAGGCGGCGGCCACCGTCCGGCCGGCCGGGCGCTGACGGCTCCCCGAATACTGGCGACCGGAGCAGGGAACCAGGTACGCCCGCCCGGCGTGACCCTTGCGTACAGGACAGCAGGGTGCACGGCGGAGGAGTGCGGGGATGGTCGGTAGGCAGGCACAGTGGGCGCGTTCTGTCCGGCCCCGAAGGGCATGTTGACTGACGGTGCCCGGTTACATCGAGTTCGACGACTTCTACGCGACGACGTACCGACGGGTGGTCGGCTACGTGTACGCGATGATCGGCAACCTGGCCGAGGCCGAGGACGCCGTGCAGGAGGCGTACTCCCGGGCCTGGCCCCGGTGGTCGAAGCTGCACGACTACGCCGACCCCGAGGCGTGGGTCCGTACGGTGGCGTACCGGGCGGCGGTCAGTAGCTGGCGCAAGGCCACCAACCGGCTGCGGGCGCACCGCCTCCACGGTGCCCCCGCCGACGTGCCGGAACTCGGGCCGGAGCACATCACGCTGGTCGAGGGCCTGCGGAAGCTGAACGCCGACCAGCGCTACGTCCTCGTCCTGCACCACCTGGTGGGGCTCAGCGTCGAGGACATCGCCCACGAGACCGGCGTCGCCGTCGGCACGGTGAAGTCCCGGCTGTCCCGTGGCCGGCGTGCCCTCGCCGTCGAACTGGGTGAGTTGACCGGCGACGGGGACTCCGGGACGCGGAAGATGGTGAGCGATGTCTGAGCCGGACCGTCAACCCCCCGGAATCGACTCCCGGTTGGCCGAGTTGGCCGAGGTCGCCGGTCGGGCCGTCGTCCGACCACCGGTCGGTGCGATCCGGCGGCGCGCACACCGCCGCACCCTGCGCCGAGCGGCGACAGCGGGCGGGCTCGCCGCGCTGCTCCTGGTGGTGGGCGGCGTGGGCACGGGGTTCCTGCTGCCCTCGCGTCCGCCCGCACCGCCGTCGACCACGACCCAACCCACCACCACCCCACCGTCGCCGGCTCCGTCCTCGGTCGCCCCCACCCCCACCGCGCCCGTGACACCATCGACGCAAACGCAGTCGACACCGTTCTGCCGCAAGGCCGATTTGAAGGTGTCCAGGCGCGCAACGGAAGCCGGATCCGGTCACCGGGCGGTGATCCTGGTCTTCACCAACACCGGGGCCGGGCCGTGCCGGACCAGGGGATACCCCGGTGTCGCCGGGCTCGACCGCGACGGGAACCAGGTCGCACAGGCCGAACGGACCCGCAGCGGCTACCTCGGTGGGCTCGGCGCCGACACGAAGGCCCCGACGGTGACACTCTCCCCCGGTCAGTCCGCCTCGGCCACCGTCGAGGCCACGGCGTTCGACCCCGCGACCGGCAACGGGTGTACGCCGTACGCCGGGCTCCTGGTCACCGTCCCCGACGACACCGCCTCGACCCAGGTCCCCTGGACCAACGACGGCTGCACCGGGTTGGAGGTACATCCGGTGGTGCCCGGCACCAGCGGGAGCGCCCGTTGAGTGTGCTGCTCAGCCGTGCCCGACCGCCCGACGTGACCGGCGGTCGGGCGGTGGTGGGCTGACCAGCACCCCCAGCACCTTGCCGAGCCGCTGCGCGGGGCGCATCTTCGTCGCCGACTCCAGCCGCTCCCGCAGTACGGGCACACCGTCGCCGGTCAGCTCGTCCAGGGCGGAGCTCCTGCCGCCCATGGCCAGCACCAGCGGCTCGGCGTCGCCGCGTACGACCGCGCCGGTGCCGTGGTCCCAGCCGGCGTCGTCGGCCACCAACCGCAGCCCGCGCAGCCGCCCGCCCAGCGCGAATCCGGGCGACGGCTTCGCCGCGAGATGCTGGTACGCCACCCACAACCGTTCCTCGGAAAGGATTCGTGGAATACCGAGCGGGCGCCGGATGTCAAGATCGTGCAGGACGATGTCGGCGAGCACCGGATCGTATCCGGATCGGGGAATCGTCGTACGCGACGACGCGTTCCGGCGCAGTTGTCCGATCAGCGTGTCGGAGCCGCGTTTCGCGTACCAGCGGGTGAGGGTGACGTTGACCCGGTCGAGGTCCGCCCCGGTGGCCGCGATGCCCAGGTAGAGCTTCACCTGACCGAACCGCAGGAAGCTGACCAGGTGCGCGGCGAGGTCGTGCATCGTCCAACCCGTACACAGGCTCGGGGTGCGCAACTGGTCGACGGTCAGGCCGGCGAGCAGGTCCGCAGCCCGTCGACGCTCGTCGACAATCATGTCGTAGACCCGCATTTCCCGACCGTAGGACAGATTGCCGGGCCGGCCTTCTTCCATCGTGCCGAATCCGCGATCGCCGGCCGGGCCCATTCGGATCGGGGGCCGAATCGTGCGGAAAGGCGACTCCGCATGCACAGAGAAGACAGCGCAGGTCGGCCGAGGCGAAGCTTGATCGGACTGCATCAATGGAGCGGTCGGCGTGCTCAGCGCCTCGCCGTGTCGCGAGGGTGACCGGGCGGGCCGGTGCCTCGGCGGGCCCGGTCCGTCCCCTTCGGACCGGAAGCCGGCCGACAGTGAGAGGAGACACGCGTGACAACACCGGAGAACGTGATCCCCGCCTTGATAGCCGACGGAAACGACGTCGACGGTCTGCTGGCGGACCTCGACGACGCCCAGTGGGGACTGCCCACCCCGTCGGAGGGCTGGACGATCGCCCACCAGGTCGCCCACCTGGCCGCGACCTTCCACCTGGCCGCGATGGCCGCGTCGCAGCCCGAAGGGTTCGTGGCCATGACAAAGCAGTTGAGCCCCGACTTCGGGGCCAACGTCGACGCGGCGATGGCACCGTTCCTCGCCGCGCCGCCGCAGGTCCTGCTCGGGCACTGGCGGTCCGAACGGGCGAACGCGGAACAGGCGTTGGCGTCGGTGCCGGCCGGCAAGGTCGTACCGTGGCTGGTCCGGCCGCTGCCCGCGACGGTTCTCGCCGCCGCCGGAATGATGGAGTTGTTCGGGCACGGTCAGGACATCGCCGACGCGCTCGGCGTACGGCGGGAATTCACCGACCGGATCGCCCACCTGGTCGGGTTCGCGGTCCGGACCTGGGACTTCGGCTACCTGTCCCGGAACCTGACCCCGCCGGAGGTGGAGTTCCGGTTCGAGCTCACCCTGCCGTCGGGGGCGCCGTTCGTCAGCGGCCCGGAGAACGCCGAGCAGCGGATCACCGGCCCGTCCGTCGACTTCTGCCTCCTGGTCACCCGGCGCCGCCACCGCGACGACCTGGACCTGGTCGCCACCGGCCCCGACGCCGAACAGTGGCTGAACATCGCCCAGGCCTACCGAGGCCCCGCCGGCCCCGGCCGCCGCCCCGGCCAATTCGCCACCGCCCACCGCCCCTAACCGACCGCCGCCCTCACCGAGGGTCCACCGCGACGATCTTGCACTTGTGGTGGTACACATTCCCGAACAATCAACGCGATTCGGGGCACCACAAGTGCAAGATCGTCGGCAGGGACGGGGCTAGGGGCGGCGGCGGGGAATGAACGTGGCGAGCAGGGCGCCGAGGAGTAGGACGGCGGCTACCACGGTCAGGGTGGGGCGGGCTGCGGCTAGTAGGGCGTCGCCGAAGGCGTTGGCCGCTGAGCGTTCGACCTGTTCGGTCAGGGACTGGGGGAGGTGGTCGGGGGCGGTGAAGCCGCCCTGTTGGCCGCTGCCGAGGCGCAGGCCGTGCTCGGTCGCGTCGGCGAAACCGGCCACGAACCCCGGCCGCGCCTCCGGGGGCAGCAGACCCGCCTGGTGCTGCGCGGAGTCGTGCAACGAGGCAACGAGCCGGTTCTGGAGCACCGCGCCGATCACGGCGGCACCGAGCGCCGCGCCGACCTGGCGGGCCGTGTTGAGCACCCCGGAGGCGGCACCGGCCCGGGCGGGGACGATGCCGCGCATCGCCTCGGTGGTGGTCGGTGCGATCGCCGCGCCCATCCCGATGCCGATCAGGACCAGGGGCGCGAAGAACACCCACACCCCCGAGTCCCGCGCCGGCAGGTACGCCATGCCCAGCACCCCGAGCGCGAACGCGGCCAGCCCGAACACCAGCAGGATCCGGCCGCCGAGCCGGTCGGCGAGCCGTCCCGCCACCGGGGCCACCGCGCTGAGCGTGATCGTCCACGGCAGCGCGGCGAGGCCGGACATCAGCGGGGTCATGCCGTACAGGGTCTGGGTTTCGATGACGAAGACGAGTAGGAACCCGTAGAGGGCGAACGAGGTGATCAGGGTGATCACGGTGGGGATCGCGTACCCGCGATCGCGCAGCAGCCCGAGCGGTACGAGCGGTTCGGGCTGGCGCCGTTCCCAGAGCACGAAGAGCCCGAGGAGCAGACCGGCGGCGAGCAGGACCAGCGGGATCGTCACCGGGCCGACGATCGTGCCCCAGTGGTGCCCCTCCCCCTCGACCAGCGCGTACACCAGGCCGCTGAGGCCGAGGGTGGCCAGGACCAGCCCGACCGGGTCGAAACTCTTCGGGCGCGGCTGGCGCAGGTCCGGTACGAACCGCAGGGCCAGCGCGATTCCGGCCAGGCTGAGCGGCACGTTGACGTAGAAGATCCACTGCCACCCGAGGTGGGTGACGATCAGTCCACCGGCCGTCGGTCCGCTGACCGCGGCGATGCCGGCGACGGCGGTGAAGATCCCGAACGCCGCACCCCGACGGGCCGGCGGGAAGATCGCGGAGAGCAGCACCAGCGCCTGCGGCAGCAACGCCGCCGCACCGATGCCCTGGAGCACCCGCGCGGCGATGAGCTGCCCCGGGCTCTGCGCCGCGCCGCAGAGCAGTGAGGCGAGCGCGAAGACACCGAGCCCGGCGACGAACACCGTACGCGGGCCGACCAGGTCACCGAGCCGGCCGAAGACGATGAGCAGGGTGGACAGTGCCAGCAGGTAGCCGTTGAGGACCCACAGCACCGTGCCGATCCCGGTGTCGAGCGAGCTCATCATGACCGGCGCGGCGGTGTTGACGATGCTCGTGTCGAGCAGGATCAGGAAGTTGCCCAGGCAGAGCACGGCGAGCGCGGCCCACGGGTTGACCGGCCGGGGTGTGGTCGTGCTCCGGGGTGCCGGTCGGGTGGTGGTCATGCTTCGAGGTGCCGCGCGGCCGGGGGCGGGGTCGTGCCGGCGGGGGTCAGCTTCGTACTGACCTGCCGGGCCGCGGCCAGGCTCGCCCACGAGGTGAACTCGATCAGCGTGTCCTCGCCGGGGTGGGCCCGCCGGAACGTCTCGACCAGTTCCGGGCTGACCTGCGCGGACGCGAAGGCGGTCACCAGCCCCAGCCGGGCCGCCGGGCGTTCCGCCTCCGGCAGGCCCGCCACGGCGGCGTCGGCCCAGACCCGGGCGCTGAGCCCCGGCGGTTCGGCGGCCGGGTCGGCGAGGCGTTCCAGGATCAGCGCCCGGGCGCCGGCCGGCACCGTCGGGGCACCGGCGTCGATCGCGGCGTACGCGCGGGCGAAGGCGTCGGAGACGGTCGCGTCACCGGCGGCCCAGTGCAGGTCCGCCGGTGGCGGGGCCGCCGGCAGCAACCGGAGCGAGTCGCCCGGTTCGACCGTACGGCGGGCCAGCGCACCCATCAGCCAGGCGGCGACCCGGCGTACGCCCGGCAGGGCGGGACCGGGAATGCCGGCCGGGAGCAACGAGTCGACGAGGAAGAGGTTCACCATCCGGTTGATGTAGTGGAACGTCACCGCGACCCCGATCAGCTCGGGGGCCTCCTCCGGGGTGAACGGCACCGGCCCGGCGTCGGGGGCGGACGCGCCCAGGCCGGAGGCGCCGGCCCAGAGGGCGATCGCGCGCAGCCGGGAATCGGTCACGTCGTCCCACCGCTGCTCGGCCACGGCCGCCGCCGACTCGCCCCGGAGCAGTCCGCGCAGCGTGGCCCCGTGCACCTCCACGCAGTACGGGCACCGGTTCGCCACCGACACCGCGGCGGCGACCGCCTCCTTCGCCTCCCTGGTCGCCCTCCCCTGGGCGAGCAGCGCCTCGCGCAG of the Micromonospora sp. NBC_01796 genome contains:
- a CDS encoding DUF4232 domain-containing protein, translating into MSEPDRQPPGIDSRLAELAEVAGRAVVRPPVGAIRRRAHRRTLRRAATAGGLAALLLVVGGVGTGFLLPSRPPAPPSTTTQPTTTPPSPAPSSVAPTPTAPVTPSTQTQSTPFCRKADLKVSRRATEAGSGHRAVILVFTNTGAGPCRTRGYPGVAGLDRDGNQVAQAERTRSGYLGGLGADTKAPTVTLSPGQSASATVEATAFDPATGNGCTPYAGLLVTVPDDTASTQVPWTNDGCTGLEVHPVVPGTSGSAR
- a CDS encoding carboxymuconolactone decarboxylase family protein, which gives rise to MSGLIERATRRPATAHVRHVQAVPPLAATGLVAQVYRQVERDFGMLAPPISLHSPAPDALAACWLMLREALLAQGRATREAKEAVAAAVSVANRCPYCVEVHGATLRGLLRGESAAAVAEQRWDDVTDSRLRAIALWAGASGLGASAPDAGPVPFTPEEAPELIGVAVTFHYINRMVNLFLVDSLLPAGIPGPALPGVRRVAAWLMGALARRTVEPGDSLRLLPAAPPPADLHWAAGDATVSDAFARAYAAIDAGAPTVPAGARALILERLADPAAEPPGLSARVWADAAVAGLPEAERPAARLGLVTAFASAQVSPELVETFRRAHPGEDTLIEFTSWASLAAARQVSTKLTPAGTTPPPAARHLEA
- a CDS encoding MFS transporter, with product MTTTRPAPRSTTTPRPVNPWAALAVLCLGNFLILLDTSIVNTAAPVMMSSLDTGIGTVLWVLNGYLLALSTLLIVFGRLGDLVGPRTVFVAGLGVFALASLLCGAAQSPGQLIAARVLQGIGAAALLPQALVLLSAIFPPARRGAAFGIFTAVAGIAAVSGPTAGGLIVTHLGWQWIFYVNVPLSLAGIALALRFVPDLRQPRPKSFDPVGLVLATLGLSGLVYALVEGEGHHWGTIVGPVTIPLVLLAAGLLLGLFVLWERRQPEPLVPLGLLRDRGYAIPTVITLITSFALYGFLLVFVIETQTLYGMTPLMSGLAALPWTITLSAVAPVAGRLADRLGGRILLVFGLAAFALGVLGMAYLPARDSGVWVFFAPLVLIGIGMGAAIAPTTTEAMRGIVPARAGAASGVLNTARQVGAALGAAVIGAVLQNRLVASLHDSAQHQAGLLPPEARPGFVAGFADATEHGLRLGSGQQGGFTAPDHLPQSLTEQVERSAANAFGDALLAAARPTLTVVAAVLLLGALLATFIPRRRP
- a CDS encoding maleylpyruvate isomerase family mycothiol-dependent enzyme encodes the protein MRVYDMIVDERRRAADLLAGLTVDQLRTPSLCTGWTMHDLAAHLVSFLRFGQVKLYLGIAATGADLDRVNVTLTRWYAKRGSDTLIGQLRRNASSRTTIPRSGYDPVLADIVLHDLDIRRPLGIPRILSEERLWVAYQHLAAKPSPGFALGGRLRGLRLVADDAGWDHGTGAVVRGDAEPLVLAMGGRSSALDELTGDGVPVLRERLESATKMRPAQRLGKVLGVLVSPPPPDRRSRRAVGHG
- a CDS encoding TIGR03084 family metal-binding protein; its protein translation is MTTPENVIPALIADGNDVDGLLADLDDAQWGLPTPSEGWTIAHQVAHLAATFHLAAMAASQPEGFVAMTKQLSPDFGANVDAAMAPFLAAPPQVLLGHWRSERANAEQALASVPAGKVVPWLVRPLPATVLAAAGMMELFGHGQDIADALGVRREFTDRIAHLVGFAVRTWDFGYLSRNLTPPEVEFRFELTLPSGAPFVSGPENAEQRITGPSVDFCLLVTRRRHRDDLDLVATGPDAEQWLNIAQAYRGPAGPGRRPGQFATAHRP
- a CDS encoding LysR family transcriptional regulator, with the protein product MLDVRRMQLLRAVVTSGSVSAAARDLGYTPSAVSQQLTVLEKEAGIALLERTGRGVRPTDAGRLLNEYAATIGEQVAEAETALADLRAGRTGRLAVRYFATAGASLVAPAVALFRRAFPGVRVDLRLGEPEDSLPELKQGGADLAIVVRDPDRLADDGIRFTHLLDDRYVAVLPRGHRLAAKRVLDLTDLADEPWVGSEWPGPCLDAVIGACDSAGFRPDFVVQSEDYATAQGFVAAGLGIGLVPEMGLGSRHPAVVVRRVRNPVPVRVIYAAVRESSPARPALRGLLDALREAAATVRPAGR
- a CDS encoding SigE family RNA polymerase sigma factor encodes the protein MPGYIEFDDFYATTYRRVVGYVYAMIGNLAEAEDAVQEAYSRAWPRWSKLHDYADPEAWVRTVAYRAAVSSWRKATNRLRAHRLHGAPADVPELGPEHITLVEGLRKLNADQRYVLVLHHLVGLSVEDIAHETGVAVGTVKSRLSRGRRALAVELGELTGDGDSGTRKMVSDV